From one Bacteroides intestinalis DSM 17393 genomic stretch:
- the nuoH gene encoding NADH-quinone oxidoreductase subunit NuoH, producing MFDFSIVTNWIHQTLTSVMPEGLAIFLECVVIGVCIILMYAVLAIILIYMERKICAFFQCRLGPNRVGKWGSIQVICDVLKMLTKEIFTPKDADRFLYNLAPFMVIIASFLTFACLPINKGMEVLNFNVGVFFLLAASSIGVLGILLAGWGSNNKFSLIGAMRSGAQIISYELSVGLSILTMVVLMGTMQFSEIVEGQADGWFIFKGHIPAVIAFVIYLIAGNAECNRGPFDLPEAESELTAGYHTEYSGMHFGFFYLAEYLNLFIVASVAATIFLGGWMPFHIVGLDGFNAIMDYIPGFIWFFGKAFFVVFLLMWIKWTFPRLRIDQILALEWKYLVPISMLNLIIMVLIVVFKLHF from the coding sequence ATGTTTGACTTTAGTATAGTAACCAACTGGATACACCAGACGCTGACTTCCGTCATGCCGGAAGGTCTGGCAATATTCCTCGAATGTGTAGTGATAGGCGTGTGCATCATCCTGATGTATGCCGTGCTCGCCATCATTCTTATTTATATGGAGCGCAAGATATGCGCTTTCTTCCAATGCCGCCTCGGTCCGAACCGTGTGGGTAAATGGGGTAGCATTCAAGTCATTTGTGACGTATTGAAGATGCTGACCAAAGAGATATTCACCCCCAAGGATGCCGACCGCTTTCTCTATAATCTGGCACCGTTCATGGTGATCATTGCTTCGTTCCTGACCTTTGCATGCCTGCCTATTAATAAAGGTATGGAAGTACTGAACTTCAATGTAGGTGTATTCTTCCTGCTGGCTGCTTCCAGTATAGGCGTATTAGGTATTCTATTGGCAGGATGGGGTTCGAACAATAAGTTCTCGCTCATCGGCGCGATGCGAAGCGGAGCACAGATTATCTCGTATGAGTTGTCTGTGGGACTAAGCATACTGACCATGGTAGTACTGATGGGAACCATGCAGTTCTCTGAAATTGTAGAAGGCCAAGCAGATGGATGGTTCATCTTCAAGGGACACATCCCTGCAGTAATTGCATTCGTTATCTATCTGATAGCTGGAAACGCAGAATGTAACCGCGGTCCGTTCGACTTACCGGAAGCAGAAAGTGAATTGACAGCAGGATACCACACCGAATATAGCGGTATGCACTTCGGTTTCTTCTACCTGGCCGAATATCTGAACCTGTTTATTGTAGCCAGCGTAGCTGCCACCATCTTCCTGGGCGGCTGGATGCCATTCCATATCGTAGGACTGGACGGCTTCAATGCTATAATGGATTATATTCCGGGCTTCATCTGGTTCTTTGGTAAAGCTTTCTTTGTAGTATTCCTGCTGATGTGGATTAAGTGGACATTTCCCCGCTTGCGTATCGACCAGATATTGGCACTGGAATGGAAGTACCTGGTACCGATTTCAATGCTGAACCTGATCATCATGGTACTGATTGTTGTATTTAAACTGCACTTCTAG
- a CDS encoding 4Fe-4S binding protein, translated as MKDKNETYSYLGGLMHGIGSLLTGMKTTMTVFCRRKVTEQYPENRATLEMFDRFRGTLTMPHNERNEHHCIACGLCQIACPNDTIKVTSEMIETEDGKKKKILAKYEYDLGSCMFCQLCVTACPHGAITFATDFEHAVFDRTKLVKTLNHPGSHVEEKKKPAAPQSEATK; from the coding sequence ATGAAAGATAAGAACGAAACATACAGTTATTTAGGCGGATTGATGCATGGCATCGGTTCTTTGCTGACAGGTATGAAAACTACCATGACTGTTTTTTGCCGCCGGAAAGTAACGGAACAATATCCGGAAAACCGTGCGACCCTGGAAATGTTCGACCGTTTCCGCGGAACGCTGACCATGCCCCACAATGAGCGGAACGAACATCACTGTATAGCATGTGGACTATGTCAGATAGCATGCCCTAACGACACTATCAAAGTAACCAGTGAAATGATAGAGACTGAGGACGGCAAGAAAAAGAAGATTTTGGCGAAGTATGAATACGATCTCGGTTCATGCATGTTTTGCCAACTTTGCGTTACAGCTTGTCCGCACGGTGCAATTACGTTTGCTACCGACTTTGAACATGCAGTATTCGACCGTACAAAGCTGGTGAAGACGCTTAACCATCCGGGCAGTCACGTAGAAGAGAAAAAGAAACCCGCTGCTCCCCAAAGTGAAGCAACAAAGTAA